In Heptranchias perlo isolate sHepPer1 chromosome 7, sHepPer1.hap1, whole genome shotgun sequence, a genomic segment contains:
- the adat3 gene encoding probable inactive tRNA-specific adenosine deaminase-like protein 3 isoform X1 — MATRPGPALCHEPKRSSSNNAQTSDCHCNKSPNSDVEGTMEPQCKKRKTGAIDTFTWELMPVLSDEKSCEVELLEAYAAPIINKKQTSCLVKQLADVYPLNNLPHIKRVRACRDKNSDHPLEIIICLFRDLNGPDVPNRGVSLSDLFPDGKANGIGLGEPFQVKIPAYQPLTRPQFEAASQHWPTSFHENKQVTEALRGQLFSTEEKAKMQTFMEKAIKAAKVGKEMGMEPVGAVIVNPATDEVIAVGHDCRNGPNPLLHAVMVCIDLVAYRQGGGAFNHNKYPNCHFRSVESFSSDRTIDIGKPLLPLEDHSSIGATANGLPYICTEYDLYVSREPCVMCAMALVHSRIRTVFYATFSPDGALGTKYKIHTKKDLNHHYDVFKGLMEKECQLLSS; from the coding sequence CTTCTGACTGTCACTGTAACAAATCTCCCAATTCTGATGTCGAAGGTACGATGGAGCCACAGTGCAAAAAGAGAAAAACTGGAGCAATCGACACTTTCACATGGGAGCTGATGCCTgtactttcagatgagaagtcatGTGAAGTTGAACTTCTAGAAGCATACGCGGCCCCTATTATCAATAAAAAACAAACCTCTTGTCTTGTTAAACAACTGGCTGATGTCTACCCACTGAACAATCTCCCACATATCAAGAGAGTACGAGCCTGCAGGGATAAGAACAGTGATCATCCTTTAGAAATCATCATTTGCCTATTTAGGGATTTGAATGGCCCAGATGTACCAAATAGAGGAGTGTCCCTTAGTGATCTCTTTCCTGATGGAAAGGCTAATGGCATTGGACTTGGAGAACCTTTCCAGGTCAAGATACCAGCATACCAACCGTTGACCAGACCTCAGTTTGAAGCAGCTAGCCAGCACTGGCCAACATCATTCCATGAAAACAAGCAAGTGACTGAAGCCCTCCGAGGCCAGCTTTTTAGCACTGAAGAGAAAGCAAAGATGCAGACTTTTATGGAAAAAGCTATCAAAGCAGCAAAAGTAGGAAAGGAAATGGGAATGGAACCAGTAGGTGCAGTGATTGTTAACCCAGCCACTGACGAGGTTATCGCAGTAGGTCACGACTGCAGAAATGGACCAAATCCATTGCTCCATGCAGTTATGGTGTGTATTGATCTAGTTGCCTACAGGCAAGGTGGTGGTGCTTTTAATCATAACAAATATCCGAACTGTCATTTTAGGTCTGTAGAATCTTTTTCAAGTGACCGTACAATCGACATTGGTAAACCTTTGCTTCCTTTAGAGGATCATAGCTCCATAGGAGCTACTGCAAATGGGTTGCCTTACATATGCACTGAGTATGATCTGTATGTTTCCAGAGAACCATGTGTAATGTGTGCTATGGCACTGGTCCATTCCAGAATACGCACAGTTTTTTATGCAACATTCTCTCCTGATGGAGCATTGGGCACTAAATATAAAATACATACAAAGAAGGATCTTAATCATCATTATGATGTTTTTAAAGGACTGATGGAAAAGGAATGTCAACTTCTTTCATCTTAA
- the ormdl1 gene encoding ORM1-like protein 1 isoform X2, with amino-acid sequence MNVGVAHSEVNPNTRVMNSRGIWLTYALGVGMLHIVLLSIPFFTVPVVWTLTNVIHNLGMYVFLHAVKGTPFETPDQGKARLLTHWEQLDYGVQFTSSRKFLTISPIIL; translated from the exons ATGAATGTTGGTGTTGCACACAGTGAAGTGAATCCCAACACAAGAGTAATGAACAGCCGTGGGATATGGCTGACATATGCGCTTGGTGTTGGGATGCTTCATATAGTGCTTTTGAGCATCCCCTTCTTCACCGTTCCTGTTGTGTGGACTTTAACAAATGTAATCCACAACTTG GGAATGTATGTGTTCTTGCATGCAGTCAAAGGCACACCCTTCGAAACACCTGATCAAGGGAAAGCTAGACTTctgacacactgggaacaattggATTATGGCGTACAGTTTACGTCTTCCAGAAAATTCCTTACTATCTCGCCAATTATTCTGTAA
- the ormdl1 gene encoding ORM1-like protein 1 isoform X1 has protein sequence MNVGVAHSEVNPNTRVMNSRGIWLTYALGVGMLHIVLLSIPFFTVPVVWTLTNVIHNLGMYVFLHAVKGTPFETPDQGKARLLTHWEQLDYGVQFTSSRKFLTISPIILYFLASFYTKYDPTHFIVNTASLLTVLIPKLPQLHGVRILGINKY, from the exons ATGAATGTTGGTGTTGCACACAGTGAAGTGAATCCCAACACAAGAGTAATGAACAGCCGTGGGATATGGCTGACATATGCGCTTGGTGTTGGGATGCTTCATATAGTGCTTTTGAGCATCCCCTTCTTCACCGTTCCTGTTGTGTGGACTTTAACAAATGTAATCCACAACTTG GGAATGTATGTGTTCTTGCATGCAGTCAAAGGCACACCCTTCGAAACACCTGATCAAGGGAAAGCTAGACTTctgacacactgggaacaattggATTATGGCGTACAGTTTACGTCTTCCAGAAAATTCCTTACTATCTCGCCAATTATTCT GTATTTCTTGGCCAGTTTTTACACTAAGTATGACCCAACACATTTTATTGTCAATACAGCATCTCTTTTGACTGTGTTGATTCCTAAGCTGCCTCAACTACATGGAGTTCGGATCCTTGGAATCAATAAATACTAA
- the adat3 gene encoding probable inactive tRNA-specific adenosine deaminase-like protein 3 isoform X2 gives MEPQCKKRKTGAIDTFTWELMPVLSDEKSCEVELLEAYAAPIINKKQTSCLVKQLADVYPLNNLPHIKRVRACRDKNSDHPLEIIICLFRDLNGPDVPNRGVSLSDLFPDGKANGIGLGEPFQVKIPAYQPLTRPQFEAASQHWPTSFHENKQVTEALRGQLFSTEEKAKMQTFMEKAIKAAKVGKEMGMEPVGAVIVNPATDEVIAVGHDCRNGPNPLLHAVMVCIDLVAYRQGGGAFNHNKYPNCHFRSVESFSSDRTIDIGKPLLPLEDHSSIGATANGLPYICTEYDLYVSREPCVMCAMALVHSRIRTVFYATFSPDGALGTKYKIHTKKDLNHHYDVFKGLMEKECQLLSS, from the coding sequence ATGGAGCCACAGTGCAAAAAGAGAAAAACTGGAGCAATCGACACTTTCACATGGGAGCTGATGCCTgtactttcagatgagaagtcatGTGAAGTTGAACTTCTAGAAGCATACGCGGCCCCTATTATCAATAAAAAACAAACCTCTTGTCTTGTTAAACAACTGGCTGATGTCTACCCACTGAACAATCTCCCACATATCAAGAGAGTACGAGCCTGCAGGGATAAGAACAGTGATCATCCTTTAGAAATCATCATTTGCCTATTTAGGGATTTGAATGGCCCAGATGTACCAAATAGAGGAGTGTCCCTTAGTGATCTCTTTCCTGATGGAAAGGCTAATGGCATTGGACTTGGAGAACCTTTCCAGGTCAAGATACCAGCATACCAACCGTTGACCAGACCTCAGTTTGAAGCAGCTAGCCAGCACTGGCCAACATCATTCCATGAAAACAAGCAAGTGACTGAAGCCCTCCGAGGCCAGCTTTTTAGCACTGAAGAGAAAGCAAAGATGCAGACTTTTATGGAAAAAGCTATCAAAGCAGCAAAAGTAGGAAAGGAAATGGGAATGGAACCAGTAGGTGCAGTGATTGTTAACCCAGCCACTGACGAGGTTATCGCAGTAGGTCACGACTGCAGAAATGGACCAAATCCATTGCTCCATGCAGTTATGGTGTGTATTGATCTAGTTGCCTACAGGCAAGGTGGTGGTGCTTTTAATCATAACAAATATCCGAACTGTCATTTTAGGTCTGTAGAATCTTTTTCAAGTGACCGTACAATCGACATTGGTAAACCTTTGCTTCCTTTAGAGGATCATAGCTCCATAGGAGCTACTGCAAATGGGTTGCCTTACATATGCACTGAGTATGATCTGTATGTTTCCAGAGAACCATGTGTAATGTGTGCTATGGCACTGGTCCATTCCAGAATACGCACAGTTTTTTATGCAACATTCTCTCCTGATGGAGCATTGGGCACTAAATATAAAATACATACAAAGAAGGATCTTAATCATCATTATGATGTTTTTAAAGGACTGATGGAAAAGGAATGTCAACTTCTTTCATCTTAA